From the genome of Variovorax sp. RA8, one region includes:
- a CDS encoding tetratricopeptide repeat protein, with protein MKHAAAPSPSFIPRFLSVVLLAFAAAAAYADDYLDVNTLLRQGKAAEALTKADAYIAGKPRDPQMRFLRGVILTEQGKQAEAITAFTQLTQDFPELPEPYNNLAALYASQSQFDKARAALEMAIKLNPNYATAHENLGDVYARLAGQSYGRAQQLETGNTSIAPKLALIRQLFSAPGRGSLPAAPAEARKPVRR; from the coding sequence ATGAAGCACGCCGCTGCCCCCTCCCCCTCCTTCATCCCGCGCTTCCTGTCGGTTGTCCTGCTCGCCTTTGCCGCCGCCGCGGCATACGCCGACGACTACCTCGACGTCAACACCCTGCTGCGCCAGGGCAAGGCTGCCGAGGCGCTGACCAAGGCCGATGCCTACATCGCCGGCAAGCCGCGCGACCCGCAGATGCGCTTCCTGCGCGGCGTGATCCTGACCGAACAGGGCAAGCAGGCCGAGGCAATCACGGCCTTCACGCAACTCACCCAGGACTTCCCCGAACTTCCCGAGCCCTACAACAACCTGGCCGCGCTCTACGCCAGCCAGAGCCAGTTCGACAAGGCGCGCGCGGCGCTCGAGATGGCGATCAAGCTCAATCCGAACTACGCCACCGCGCACGAGAACCTGGGTGACGTCTATGCGCGCCTCGCCGGCCAGTCCTATGGCCGCGCGCAGCAGCTCGAGACGGGCAACACCAGCATCGCACCCAAGCTCGCGCTGATCCGACAGCTGTTCAGCGCGCCGGGCCGCGGTTCGTTGCCGGCCGCCCCGGCCGAAGCCCGCAAGCCGGTGCGCCGCTAG
- a CDS encoding S1 family peptidase, whose translation MKNLQDASERICELKGSLIAIDALLPALLEALPVASHAQLVRSFEAHAEAARTVMQPVALSEQVLATFEREIARLRAVLAGTAPPAPRSDTEAALLTTTRVSTFLGPCSLSGASGFFFRRNERLFLVTSRHVLADETSSHFPDRIEVEVHTDELDLTRYAAVSVPLYRQGLSQWRQAADSGGDVDVAAIEIDVGSLPDSSILHAFGPEHLEPSGDLAEVGDALVIVGFPLGFHDTVHHLPVVRSASIASAFGVRFQQQGYFLTDARTHRGSSGAPVLRRSHDPDADRSRLPWQLLGVHSTRMDMRTRDLVQDESLGLNCAWYADVLMALTEPAAAAMEV comes from the coding sequence ATGAAGAACCTGCAGGATGCCAGCGAGCGCATCTGCGAACTCAAGGGAAGCCTCATCGCCATCGATGCCCTCCTCCCCGCGCTCCTGGAGGCACTGCCGGTCGCCTCCCACGCTCAACTGGTGCGCTCGTTCGAAGCGCATGCCGAGGCCGCGCGCACGGTGATGCAGCCTGTCGCGCTCTCCGAGCAGGTCCTTGCCACCTTCGAGCGCGAGATTGCGCGCCTGCGCGCCGTGCTCGCAGGAACCGCGCCGCCGGCGCCGCGCAGTGACACCGAGGCGGCGCTCCTGACCACGACGCGCGTCAGCACCTTCCTGGGGCCGTGCTCCCTGTCGGGCGCCAGCGGTTTTTTCTTTCGCCGCAATGAGCGGCTGTTCCTCGTCACCAGCCGGCATGTACTTGCCGATGAAACGAGCAGCCACTTCCCCGATCGGATCGAGGTCGAGGTACATACCGACGAACTCGACCTGACGCGCTACGCGGCAGTCTCGGTGCCGCTGTATCGCCAGGGCCTGAGCCAATGGCGGCAGGCCGCCGACAGCGGCGGCGACGTGGATGTGGCCGCCATCGAGATCGACGTCGGCAGCTTGCCCGACTCCAGCATCCTGCACGCATTCGGGCCCGAGCACCTCGAGCCCTCCGGCGACCTTGCCGAGGTCGGCGACGCGCTGGTCATCGTCGGCTTCCCGCTGGGCTTTCATGACACGGTGCACCATCTACCCGTGGTGCGAAGCGCATCCATTGCCTCGGCCTTCGGCGTGCGCTTCCAGCAGCAGGGCTATTTTCTGACCGACGCCCGCACCCATCGAGGCAGCAGCGGCGCCCCGGTGCTGCGGCGCAGCCATGATCCGGACGCGGACCGGTCGCGACTACCCTGGCAACTGCTGGGGGTGCACTCCACGCGCATGGACATGCGCACGCGTGACCTCGTGCAGGACGAATCGCTCGGCCTCAACTGCGCCTGGTACGCGGACGTGCTCATGGCCTTGACCGAGCCCGCTGCGGCCGCGATGGAAGTCTGA
- a CDS encoding peptidylprolyl isomerase, whose amino-acid sequence MSNPQVELHIKDQGVITLELDQDKAPKTVENFLAYVTKGHYDNTVFHRVIPGFMVQGGGFEPGMSQKPTGAEIQNEADNGLKNDNYTVAMARTNAPHSATAQFFINVADNGFLNHTAPSAQGWGYAVFGKVVGGKEVVDKIKAVKTGRKGFHDDVPLEDVVIEKAVVKG is encoded by the coding sequence ATGAGCAACCCCCAAGTCGAACTGCACATCAAGGACCAAGGCGTCATCACGCTCGAACTGGACCAGGACAAGGCGCCCAAGACGGTCGAGAATTTCCTCGCCTACGTGACCAAGGGCCACTATGACAACACGGTGTTCCACCGCGTCATCCCGGGCTTCATGGTGCAAGGCGGCGGCTTCGAGCCGGGCATGTCGCAGAAGCCGACGGGCGCCGAGATCCAGAACGAGGCCGACAACGGCCTGAAGAACGACAACTACACGGTGGCGATGGCCCGCACCAACGCTCCGCACTCGGCCACGGCGCAGTTCTTCATCAACGTAGCCGACAACGGTTTCCTCAACCACACCGCGCCTTCCGCACAAGGCTGGGGCTATGCAGTGTTCGGCAAGGTGGTCGGCGGCAAGGAAGTGGTCGACAAGATCAAGGCGGTGAAGACCGGCCGCAAGGGCTTCCACGACGACGTGCCGCTGGAAGACGTGGTCATCGAGAAAGCTGTCGTCAAAGGCTGA
- a CDS encoding DNA-3-methyladenine glycosylase family protein → MPAAKKSPIIDIHTPPYWEEACKHLARKDRVMKRLIPQFGDACLESHGDAFTTLARSIVGQQISVKAAQSVWDRFAALPRKMTPANVLKLKVDDMRAAGLSVRKVEYLVDLALNFDSGTVHVDAWEDMSDEMIIAELVAIRGIGRWTAEMFLIFHLMRPNVLPLDDAGLITGISRSYFSGDPVSRSDAREVAVAWAPYCSVATWYIWRSLDPLPVVAY, encoded by the coding sequence ATGCCTGCCGCCAAGAAGTCCCCCATCATCGACATCCACACGCCGCCCTACTGGGAAGAGGCCTGCAAGCACCTGGCCCGGAAGGACCGGGTCATGAAGCGGCTGATCCCGCAGTTCGGCGACGCCTGCCTGGAGTCGCACGGCGACGCCTTCACCACGCTGGCGCGCAGCATCGTGGGCCAGCAGATCTCGGTGAAGGCCGCCCAATCGGTGTGGGACCGCTTCGCCGCACTGCCGCGCAAGATGACACCGGCGAACGTGCTCAAGCTCAAGGTCGACGACATGCGCGCTGCCGGCCTGTCGGTGCGCAAGGTCGAGTACCTGGTCGACCTGGCCCTGAACTTCGATTCCGGCACCGTGCACGTCGATGCCTGGGAAGACATGTCCGACGAGATGATCATCGCGGAGCTGGTCGCTATCCGCGGCATCGGCCGCTGGACTGCCGAGATGTTCCTCATCTTCCACTTGATGCGCCCCAACGTCCTTCCGCTTGACGACGCCGGGCTGATCACGGGCATCAGCCGCAGCTATTTCTCGGGCGATCCGGTCAGCCGCAGCGACGCGCGCGAGGTGGCCGTCGCCTGGGCCCCTTACTGCAGCGTCGCGACTTGGTATATTTGGCGATCGCTCGACCCCCTGCCGGTGGTCGCATACTGA
- a CDS encoding UDP-2,3-diacylglucosamine diphosphatase, with product MTAFAELVAPAAWRTVDLISDLHLQSSDPATFEAWHGYLQTTPADAIFILGDLFEVWVGDDAAAEPGFEAQCAEVLREAGARRPLFFMHGNRDFLLGPAFAAQCGMQLLDDPTVLALHGRRWLLSHGDLLCLEDTEYLRFRAEVRAPAWQGTFLARPLAQRRALARSMRAQSEDRKRSPGMVWADVDADAARAWLRQAGATTLIHGHTHRPATHALGDGLKRIVLSDWDLKAHPARAQLLCLSSAGPQRVDLR from the coding sequence ATGACCGCTTTCGCCGAGCTCGTGGCTCCTGCGGCGTGGCGCACGGTCGACCTGATTTCCGACCTCCACCTGCAGTCCTCGGACCCGGCGACCTTCGAGGCGTGGCACGGCTACCTGCAGACCACGCCGGCGGACGCGATCTTCATCCTCGGCGATCTGTTCGAGGTCTGGGTCGGCGACGACGCGGCCGCCGAGCCCGGCTTCGAGGCGCAATGCGCGGAGGTGCTGCGCGAAGCCGGCGCGCGCCGGCCGCTGTTCTTCATGCACGGCAACCGCGACTTCCTGCTCGGCCCCGCCTTCGCGGCGCAATGCGGCATGCAGTTGCTCGACGACCCGACGGTGCTGGCCCTGCATGGCAGGCGCTGGCTGCTGAGCCACGGCGATCTTCTCTGCCTTGAAGACACCGAGTACCTGCGCTTCCGCGCCGAAGTGCGCGCCCCGGCCTGGCAAGGCACCTTCCTCGCGCGCCCGCTGGCGCAGCGCCGCGCCCTCGCGCGCTCGATGCGCGCGCAAAGCGAAGATCGCAAGCGCAGCCCCGGCATGGTCTGGGCCGATGTCGATGCCGACGCCGCGCGCGCCTGGCTGCGGCAGGCCGGCGCGACGACGCTGATCCACGGGCATACCCATCGGCCGGCGACCCACGCGCTCGGCGACGGCCTCAAGCGCATCGTGCTGAGCGACTGGGACCTGAAGGCGCACCCGGCGCGCGCGCAGCTGCTGTGCCTGTCGAGCGCGGGCCCGCAACGCGTCGACCTGCGCTGA
- a CDS encoding aspartate kinase gives MALIVHKYGGTSMGSTERIRNVAKRVAKWARAGHQMVVVPSAMSGETNRLLGLAKELAPSKVDDDHNRELDMLAATGEQASSALLAIALQAEGVQAVSYAGWQVQVRTDSAFTKARIESIDDERVRADLDAGKVVVITGFQGVDDAGNITTLGRGGSDTSAVAIAAAMKAHECLIYTDVDGVYTTDPRVEPDARRLTTVSFEEMLEMASLGSKVLQIRSVEFAGKYRVPLRVLSSFTPWDIDIKEEARSGTLITFEEDENMEQAVVSGIAFNRDEAKISVIGVPDKPGIAYHILGAVADANVEVDVIIQNLSKDGRTDFSFTVHRNDYAKTVDLLKEKVLPTLGASDIVGDTKICKVSIVGIGMRSHVGVASKMFRVLSEEGINIQMISTSEIKTSVVIDEKYMELAVRALHKAFDLDQPPA, from the coding sequence ATGGCATTGATCGTTCACAAATACGGCGGCACGTCGATGGGCTCGACAGAGCGCATCAGGAATGTTGCCAAGCGCGTCGCCAAGTGGGCGCGCGCCGGCCACCAGATGGTCGTGGTCCCGAGCGCCATGAGCGGCGAGACCAACCGCCTGCTCGGCCTCGCCAAAGAGCTGGCCCCCAGCAAGGTCGACGACGACCACAACCGCGAACTCGACATGCTGGCCGCCACCGGCGAGCAGGCCTCGTCCGCACTGCTGGCGATCGCGCTGCAGGCCGAGGGCGTGCAGGCCGTCAGCTACGCCGGCTGGCAGGTGCAGGTGAGGACCGACAGCGCCTTCACAAAGGCCCGCATCGAGAGCATCGACGACGAGCGCGTGCGCGCCGACCTCGATGCCGGCAAGGTGGTGGTCATCACCGGCTTCCAGGGCGTCGATGACGCCGGCAACATCACGACGCTGGGCCGCGGCGGCAGCGACACCTCGGCCGTCGCGATCGCGGCGGCGATGAAGGCGCACGAGTGCCTCATCTACACCGACGTCGACGGCGTCTACACCACGGACCCGCGCGTCGAGCCGGACGCGCGTCGCCTGACCACGGTGAGCTTCGAGGAAATGCTGGAGATGGCTAGCCTCGGCTCCAAGGTGCTGCAGATCCGCTCGGTCGAGTTCGCCGGCAAGTACCGGGTGCCCCTGCGTGTGCTGTCGAGCTTCACGCCCTGGGACATCGACATCAAGGAAGAGGCCCGCTCGGGCACCCTGATCACATTCGAGGAAGACGAAAACATGGAACAAGCCGTCGTATCCGGCATTGCGTTCAACCGCGACGAAGCCAAGATCTCCGTGATCGGCGTGCCCGACAAGCCGGGCATCGCGTACCACATCCTCGGCGCCGTGGCCGATGCCAACGTCGAGGTCGACGTCATCATCCAGAACCTGAGCAAGGACGGGCGCACCGACTTCAGCTTCACGGTGCATCGCAACGACTACGCCAAGACCGTCGACCTGCTCAAGGAAAAGGTGCTGCCCACGCTGGGTGCGAGCGACATCGTCGGCGACACCAAGATCTGCAAGGTCAGCATCGTCGGCATCGGCATGCGCAGCCACGTGGGCGTGGCCAGCAAGATGTTCCGCGTGTTGAGCGAGGAGGGCATCAACATCCAGATGATCTCCACCAGCGAGATCAAGACCTCGGTCGTGATCGACGAAAAGTACATGGAACTCGCCGTGCGAGCCCTGCACAAGGCCTTCGATCTCGATCAACCGCCCGCTTAA
- a CDS encoding peptidylprolyl isomerase, which produces MHILSRRTALILVSTLSLAGAGWAQQAAPRVKLATSAGDIVVELAPDKAPKTVENFLQYVRDKHYDGTVFHRVIDGFMIQGGGFTSELKQKPTRAPVPLEASNGLKNDKYTIAMARTSNPNSATSQFFINVKDNAMLNAPNPDGHGYTVFGKVVAGTEVVDKIRAVRTGNKGGMQDVPLESVTIESATVAK; this is translated from the coding sequence ATGCACATCCTTTCCCGTCGCACGGCACTGATCCTCGTCTCGACGCTGAGCCTGGCAGGCGCCGGCTGGGCGCAACAAGCTGCGCCTCGCGTCAAGCTCGCCACTTCGGCCGGCGACATCGTGGTCGAGCTCGCGCCCGACAAGGCGCCCAAAACGGTCGAGAACTTCCTGCAGTACGTGCGGGACAAGCACTACGACGGCACGGTGTTCCACCGCGTGATCGACGGGTTCATGATCCAGGGCGGCGGCTTCACGTCCGAGCTGAAGCAGAAGCCCACGCGCGCCCCCGTCCCGCTGGAGGCAAGCAACGGCCTGAAGAACGACAAGTACACGATCGCGATGGCGCGCACCTCCAACCCCAATTCGGCGACCTCGCAGTTCTTCATCAACGTGAAGGACAACGCGATGCTCAACGCCCCCAATCCCGACGGCCACGGCTACACCGTTTTCGGCAAGGTGGTCGCGGGCACCGAGGTGGTCGACAAAATCCGCGCCGTGCGCACGGGCAACAAGGGCGGCATGCAGGACGTGCCGCTCGAAAGCGTCACCATTGAATCCGCCACCGTGGCGAAGTAA
- a CDS encoding acetyl-CoA carboxylase carboxyltransferase subunit alpha: MAKRTFLDFEQPVAELESKIEELRYVQTESAVDISEEIDQLGKKSLQLTKEIYSDLTPWQITKIARHPERPYTLDYVHEIFTDFVELHGDRHFADDLSIVGGLARFNGTPCMVLGHQKGRDTKERTARNFGMSKPEGYRKALRLMKTAEKFKLPVFTFVDTPGAYPGIDAEERGQSEAIGRNIFEMAQLEVPVIVTIIGEGGSGGALAISVGDQVLMLQYSVYSVISPEGCASILWKTSDKAQEAADALGITAHRLKALGLVDKIVNEPVGGAHRDHRQMAAFLKRALNDAFRQVADLRPKELLERRYERLQSYGRFADTKAESTK; encoded by the coding sequence TTGGCGAAACGAACCTTTCTCGACTTCGAGCAGCCCGTCGCGGAGCTCGAATCCAAGATCGAAGAGCTGCGCTATGTGCAGACCGAATCGGCGGTCGACATCTCGGAAGAGATTGACCAGCTCGGCAAGAAGAGCCTGCAGCTCACCAAGGAAATCTACAGCGACCTGACGCCGTGGCAGATCACCAAGATCGCCCGGCATCCCGAGCGCCCCTACACGCTGGACTACGTCCACGAGATCTTCACCGATTTCGTCGAGCTCCATGGCGACCGCCACTTCGCGGACGACCTCTCCATCGTGGGTGGCCTCGCGCGCTTCAACGGGACCCCCTGCATGGTGCTGGGTCACCAGAAGGGCCGCGACACCAAGGAGCGTACCGCGCGCAACTTCGGCATGAGCAAGCCCGAGGGCTACCGCAAGGCACTGCGGCTCATGAAGACGGCCGAGAAGTTCAAGCTGCCGGTCTTCACCTTCGTCGACACACCGGGCGCCTACCCGGGCATCGATGCCGAGGAGCGCGGCCAGTCCGAAGCCATCGGCCGCAATATCTTCGAGATGGCGCAGCTCGAGGTGCCGGTGATCGTCACCATCATCGGCGAGGGCGGCTCCGGCGGCGCGCTGGCCATCTCGGTCGGCGACCAGGTGCTGATGCTGCAGTACTCGGTCTACTCGGTGATCAGCCCCGAAGGCTGTGCCTCCATTCTCTGGAAGACCAGCGACAAGGCCCAGGAAGCAGCCGACGCGTTGGGCATCACCGCGCACCGGCTCAAGGCGCTGGGCCTGGTCGACAAGATCGTCAACGAGCCGGTCGGCGGTGCGCACCGCGACCACCGGCAGATGGCTGCCTTCCTCAAGCGCGCGCTCAACGATGCCTTCCGCCAGGTCGCCGATCTGCGGCCCAAGGAACTGCTCGAGCGCCGCTACGAGCGCTTGCAGAGCTACGGGCGCTTCGCCGATACCAAGGCCGAGAGCACCAAGTAA
- the cysS gene encoding cysteine--tRNA ligase yields MSLRIYNTLSRELEDFSPLQPGRVRMYVCGMTVYDYCHLGHARSMVAFDVVQRWLKVSGFVVEYVRNITDIDDKIIRRAVENGESIRTLTDRMIRALHEDADALGIERPTHEPRATEYVPQMLSMIATLEQKGLAYRSSNGDVNYAVRKFPGYGKLSGKSLDELHAGERVAVLDGKEDPLDPVLWKSAKPTEPEEVKWASQFGPGRPGWHIECSAMACQLLGETVDIHGGGMDLQFPHHENEIAQSEGATGKPLARTWMHNGFINIDDEKMSKSLGNFFLIRDVLKQFDAETIRFFVVRAHYRSPLNYSDVHLDDARASLKRLYTALHLVAPAEVAIDWAEPHAARFKAAMDEDFGTPEAVAVLFDLAGEVNRTKSAQAAGLLKALGACLGLLQGDPEAFLQAGSALDDASIQALIARRAEAKAAKNFAEADRIRSELLAQGIVLKDSPTGTTWTTVK; encoded by the coding sequence ATGAGCCTTCGCATCTACAACACGCTGTCGCGTGAACTGGAGGATTTTTCTCCTCTGCAACCCGGTCGGGTGCGCATGTACGTGTGCGGAATGACGGTGTACGACTACTGCCACCTCGGTCATGCGCGTTCGATGGTGGCCTTCGACGTGGTGCAGCGCTGGCTCAAGGTCTCGGGCTTCGTGGTCGAGTACGTGCGCAACATCACGGACATCGACGACAAGATCATCCGGCGTGCGGTCGAGAACGGCGAGAGCATCCGCACGCTCACCGACCGCATGATCCGGGCGTTGCACGAGGACGCCGACGCCCTGGGTATCGAGCGGCCCACGCACGAGCCGCGCGCCACCGAGTACGTGCCGCAGATGCTGTCGATGATCGCCACGCTGGAGCAGAAGGGCCTGGCTTACCGCTCGAGCAATGGCGACGTCAACTACGCGGTGCGCAAGTTCCCGGGCTACGGCAAGCTCAGCGGAAAGTCGCTGGACGAGCTGCATGCCGGCGAGCGCGTGGCCGTGCTGGACGGCAAGGAGGACCCGCTCGACCCGGTGCTGTGGAAGAGTGCCAAGCCCACGGAGCCCGAGGAGGTCAAGTGGGCCAGCCAGTTCGGCCCTGGCCGGCCCGGCTGGCACATCGAATGCTCGGCGATGGCCTGCCAGTTGCTCGGCGAGACTGTCGACATCCACGGCGGCGGCATGGACCTGCAATTCCCGCACCACGAGAACGAGATCGCGCAGAGCGAGGGCGCGACAGGCAAGCCGCTGGCCCGCACCTGGATGCACAACGGCTTCATCAACATCGACGACGAGAAGATGTCCAAGAGCCTGGGCAACTTCTTCCTCATCCGTGACGTCCTGAAGCAGTTCGATGCCGAGACGATCCGCTTCTTCGTCGTGCGCGCGCACTACCGCAGCCCGCTCAACTACAGCGATGTGCACTTGGACGATGCGCGCGCCTCGCTCAAGCGGCTCTACACGGCGCTGCACCTGGTGGCGCCGGCCGAGGTCGCGATCGACTGGGCCGAGCCGCATGCGGCACGCTTCAAGGCCGCGATGGACGAGGACTTCGGCACGCCCGAGGCCGTGGCCGTGCTTTTCGACCTGGCTGGGGAGGTGAACCGGACGAAGTCGGCGCAGGCCGCCGGCTTGCTGAAGGCGCTGGGCGCCTGCCTCGGTCTGCTGCAGGGCGACCCCGAGGCCTTCCTGCAGGCCGGCAGCGCCCTCGACGATGCCTCGATCCAGGCGTTGATCGCGCGCCGTGCCGAGGCCAAGGCGGCGAAGAACTTCGCCGAGGCCGATCGCATCCGCAGCGAACTGCTGGCGCAGGGCATCGTGCTCAAGGATTCGCCGACCGGCACCACCTGGACCACCGTCAAGTGA
- a CDS encoding NAD(P)/FAD-dependent oxidoreductase yields MPPSELRVAVVGAGVVGSCIALALRKRGAAVTLLDRDEPGRGCSYGNSGAISPGSVAPLAMPGILSSVPQMLLDEESPLHLPLSYLPKAATWLMRFVASAQPSRVALSAAKLAALHTGALDRHEALARELGVPELFVRRGHLHLYPDARALAKDAAGWRMRQHYGYPFTQLDRDGILALEPHVGERYRIGMFLADHATIVNPFRYVQAMVRAFTARGGRLRREEVRAMTPLEGGRWRLATAGAADGAEDCFNHVVVAAGAWSRRLLDPLGVHLALESQRGYHVQFQGGRGTVSRTVVLADRKIFVTPMEEGLRVGGTVEIGGLERPPDPRRGAILERIARETFEGLDGLQATQWMGHRPCMPDSVPVIGPAAGRPGLWLAVGHGHLGLTDSINTAQSIASGMLGARSITP; encoded by the coding sequence ATGCCGCCGTCTGAATTGCGGGTCGCCGTGGTCGGCGCCGGCGTGGTCGGCAGCTGCATCGCCCTGGCACTGCGCAAGCGCGGCGCGGCCGTCACGCTGCTCGACCGCGACGAGCCCGGTCGTGGCTGCAGCTACGGCAACTCGGGCGCGATCAGCCCGGGCTCGGTGGCGCCGCTGGCCATGCCGGGCATCCTGTCCTCGGTGCCGCAGATGCTGCTGGACGAAGAGAGCCCGCTGCACCTGCCCCTGTCCTACCTGCCGAAGGCGGCGACCTGGCTGATGCGCTTTGTCGCCTCCGCCCAGCCCTCGCGGGTCGCTCTCTCGGCTGCCAAGCTGGCGGCGCTGCACACGGGCGCCCTCGATCGCCACGAAGCGCTGGCGCGCGAACTCGGCGTGCCCGAGCTCTTCGTGCGCCGCGGCCACCTGCACCTGTACCCCGATGCGCGCGCCCTGGCCAAGGACGCCGCCGGCTGGCGCATGCGCCAGCACTACGGCTACCCGTTCACGCAACTGGACCGCGACGGCATCCTGGCGCTGGAACCGCACGTGGGCGAGCGCTACCGCATCGGGATGTTCCTGGCAGACCACGCCACCATCGTCAATCCCTTCCGGTATGTGCAGGCGATGGTGCGTGCCTTCACCGCGCGCGGCGGCCGGCTGCGGCGAGAGGAGGTGCGCGCGATGACGCCGCTGGAAGGCGGGCGCTGGCGCCTGGCCACGGCGGGCGCTGCCGATGGCGCCGAGGACTGCTTCAACCATGTGGTGGTGGCCGCCGGGGCCTGGTCGCGCCGGCTGCTGGACCCGCTGGGCGTGCACCTGGCGCTGGAGAGCCAGCGCGGCTATCACGTGCAGTTCCAGGGCGGGCGCGGCACGGTCTCGCGCACCGTGGTGCTGGCCGACCGCAAGATCTTCGTGACGCCGATGGAAGAGGGTCTGCGCGTGGGCGGCACGGTGGAGATCGGCGGCCTCGAGCGCCCGCCGGACCCGCGCCGCGGCGCGATCCTGGAGCGCATCGCACGGGAAACCTTCGAAGGGCTCGACGGCCTGCAGGCCACCCAGTGGATGGGCCATCGGCCCTGCATGCCCGACTCGGTGCCGGTCATCGGCCCGGCAGCCGGGCGGCCTGGGTTGTGGCTGGCGGTCGGCCACGGCCACCTGGGCCTGACGGACTCCATCAACACCGCGCAATCCATCGCGAGCGGCATGCTTGGCGCGCGGTCCATCACGCCGTGA
- the tilS gene encoding tRNA lysidine(34) synthetase TilS, whose product MENPAALALASWAVPLPLGIAYSGGADSTALLHAAAGLWPGQVQALHVHHGLQAAADDFEAHCLATCEALGVPLRVGRVDARHAPGESPEDAARRARYVTLAALARAHGLGDVALAQHADDQVETMLIALGRGAGLDGLAGMPRQMQRHGVNFHRPLLEVQAVALREWIARTGIGHVDDPSNADLRYTRNRIRLQLLPALAATLPQFRETFARSARNAARASRLLAEVAASDFAAAGSPPALAALRVLPRERLANVLRHWLKREHDAVPSEAQLEQLLDQIEACSTRGHRIRLKVADGYVQREGDFLRWYNARPPSQPAALR is encoded by the coding sequence ATGGAGAATCCCGCCGCCCTCGCGCTCGCGTCCTGGGCGGTGCCCCTGCCGCTGGGCATCGCCTACAGCGGAGGTGCCGATTCCACTGCCTTGCTGCATGCGGCCGCCGGCCTCTGGCCGGGCCAGGTGCAGGCACTGCACGTGCATCATGGCCTGCAGGCGGCGGCCGACGATTTCGAAGCACATTGCCTCGCGACCTGCGAGGCCTTGGGCGTGCCCCTGCGCGTGGGCCGCGTCGACGCTCGGCATGCGCCCGGCGAGAGTCCTGAAGATGCGGCGCGGCGCGCGCGCTATGTCACGCTGGCGGCGCTGGCGCGGGCGCACGGGCTGGGCGATGTCGCGCTGGCCCAGCATGCCGACGACCAGGTCGAGACCATGCTCATCGCGCTTGGTCGCGGCGCCGGCCTCGACGGACTGGCCGGCATGCCGCGCCAGATGCAGCGGCATGGCGTGAATTTCCATCGGCCGCTGCTGGAGGTGCAGGCGGTCGCGCTGCGCGAATGGATCGCCCGCACCGGCATCGGCCACGTCGACGACCCCAGCAACGCCGACTTGCGCTACACGCGCAATCGGATTCGGCTGCAGCTGCTGCCGGCGCTCGCTGCGACGCTGCCGCAGTTCCGCGAGACCTTCGCGCGCTCCGCCCGCAACGCCGCCAGGGCCTCGCGGCTGCTGGCCGAGGTCGCCGCTTCGGACTTCGCTGCAGCAGGATCGCCACCCGCCCTGGCCGCCTTGCGTGTCTTGCCGCGCGAGCGGCTTGCCAATGTGCTGCGCCATTGGCTCAAGCGCGAGCACGATGCCGTGCCCAGCGAGGCCCAGCTCGAACAGCTGCTCGACCAGATCGAGGCCTGCAGCACCCGCGGCCACCGCATCCGACTCAAGGTTGCGGACGGTTACGTGCAGCGCGAGGGCGACTTCCTGCGTTGGTACAATGCCCGGCCTCCGTCGCAGCCTGCAGCCTTGCGCTGA